Proteins encoded in a region of the Peromyscus leucopus breed LL Stock chromosome 15, UCI_PerLeu_2.1, whole genome shotgun sequence genome:
- the LOC114687758 gene encoding intelectin-1a-like yields MEITVDGCKLNINLSQSYVNLNNPSCQRLRARDGQPSPDGFHPNGKNLDTNRWTNPMSTSMFRTCKEIKQKVIGARDGLYFLHTENGVIYQTFCDMTTAGGGWSLVASVHENNMGGKCTVGDRWSSQQGNRNDSPEGDGNWANYNTFGSAEGATSDDYKNPGYFDIQAENLGIWHVPNKSPLKNWKESSLLRYRTFNGFLQHLGHNLFGLYQDSVPVSANAAILTQGLLLFLVEVPSEIWSREVLD; encoded by the exons ATGGAGATCACTGTGGATGGCTGTAAGCTCAATATAAACCTGAGCCAGAGCTATGTCAATCTCAATAACCCCTCCTGCCAGAGGCTGAGAGCCAGAGATGGGCAACCTTCTCCTGATGGCTTCCACCCTAATGGAA AGAATCTGGATACCAACAGATGGACCAATCCTATGTCTACCTCTATGTTCAGAACCTGCAAGGAAATCAAGCAGAAGGTCATTGGGGCACGAG ATGGCCTCTATTTCCTCCACACGGAGAATGGTGTCATCTACCAGACCTTCTGTGACATGACCACAGCAGgtggtggctggtccctggtggCCAGTGTGCATGAGAACAACATGGGCGGGAAGTGCACAGTGGGCGATCGCTGGTCCAGTCAGCAAGGCAACAGAAACGACTCCCCAGAGGGGGATGGCAACTGGGCCAACTACAACACCTTTGGGTCTGCAGAGGGGGCCACAAGTGATGACTACAAG AACCCTGGCTACTTCGACATCCAGGCTGAGAACCTGGGTATCTGGCATGTGCCCAACAAGAGCCCTCTGAAAAATTGGAAGGAGAGCTCCCTGCTGAGGTACCGCACCTTCAATGGCTTCCTGCAGCACCTGGGCCATAATCTGTTTGGCCTGTACCAG GACAGTGTTCCTGTGAGTGCCAATGCTGCCATCCTTACCCAGGGACTTCTTTTGTTCCTTGTAGAAGTACCCAGTGAAATATGGAGCCGGGAAGTGTTGGACTGA
- the LOC114687757 gene encoding 40S ribosomal protein S2: MADDAGAAGGPGGPGGPGLGGSFRGGFGSSLRGRGRGRGGGRGRGRGARGGKAEDKEWIPVTKLGRLVKDMKIKSLEEIYLFSLPIKESEIIDFFLGASLKDEVLKIMPVQKQTRAGQRTRFKAFVAIGDYNGHVGLGVKCSKEVATAIRGAIILAKLSIVPVRRGYWGNKIGKPHTVPCKVTGRCGSVLVRLIPAPRGTGIVSAPVPKKLLMMAGIDDCYTSARGCTATLGNFAKATFDAISKTYSYLTPDLWKETVFTKSPYQEFTDHLVKTHTRVSVQRTQAPAVVTT; the protein is encoded by the coding sequence ATGGCGGACGACGCCGGTGCAGCGGGAGGGCCCGGAGGACCCGGGGGCCCAGGACTAGGAGGCAGCTTCCGCGGAGGATTCGGCAGCAGTCTTAGGGGCCGCGGTCGTGGTCGAGGCGGTGGCCGTGGTCGAGGCCGCGGGGCTCGTGGAGGTAAAGCTGAAGACAAGGAGTGGATCCCCGTCACCAAGCTGGGCCGCCTGGTTAAGGACATGAAGATCAAGTCCCTGGAGGAGATCTACCTGTTCTCCCTTCCCATTAAGGAATCCGAGATCATTGACTTTTTCCTGGGCGCATCTCTAAAGGATGAGGTTCTAAAGATCATGCCAGTGCAGAAGCAGACTCGGGCTGGCCAGCGGACCAGGTTCAAGGCTTTTGTCGCTATTGGGGACTACAATGGTCATGTTGGTCTTGGTGTGAAGTGCTCCAAGGAAGTAGCCACTGCCATCCGAGGGGCCATCATCTTGGCCAAGCTGTCCATTGTCCCTGTGCGGAGAGGCTACTGGGGGAACAAGATTGGCAAGCCCCACACTGTCCCGTGCAAAGTGACAGGCCgctgtggctctgtgttggtgCGTCTCATCCCTGCCCCCAGAGGCACTGGCATCGTCTCTGCTCCTGTGCCTAAGAAGTTACTGATGATGGCCGGTATTGATGACTGCTACACGTCAGCCAGGGGCTGCACTGCCACACTGGGCAACTTTgccaaggccacctttgatgCCATTTCCAAGACCTACAGCTACCTGACCCCcgacctctggaaagagactgtgttcaCCAAATCTCCTTATCAGGAATTTActgaccatcttgtgaaaacccacaccagagtgtctgttcagagaacccaggctccagctgtggTCACCACATAA